A single Oncorhynchus tshawytscha isolate Ot180627B linkage group LG01, Otsh_v2.0, whole genome shotgun sequence DNA region contains:
- the LOC112255035 gene encoding phytanoyl-CoA hydroxylase-interacting protein-like isoform X1: protein MEVPRLGHNLTSPMSPCEGMIKNLSLDGIQLCEREGNKSQDSGIVEMEELPVPQNIKISNITCDSFKICWDMEPRVKERITHYFIDLNKKENKNSNKFKHKDVPTKLVAKAVPLPMTVRGHWFLSPRTEYTVAVQTASKQTDGDYAVSEWSEIIEFTTADYSTVHLTQLLEKAEVIAGRMLRFSVFYRNQNKEYFDQAREVHGNRMLPAVKDNSGSHGSPISGKLEGLYFSCNTEFNTGKPPQDSPYGRTRFEIQAETLFNPKTNLYFGDFYCMYTAYHYVILVLAPQGSPGDDFCKARLQALDITNNHFLTCTLDEEAGDGALVFRHAQDVILEVIYTDPVDLVLGTVAEISGHQLMSLSTVNAKKDPSCKTCNISVGR, encoded by the exons GTAATAAATCCCAGGACAGCGGCAtcgtagagatggaggagcttcCTGTCCCTCAGAACATCAAGATAAGCAACATCACATGTGACTCTTTCAAGATTTGCTGGGACATGGAGCCCCGTGTCAAGGAGCGCATCACTCACTACTTCATTGACCTCAATAAGAAGGAGAACAAGAACTCCAACAAGTTCAAACACAAG GATGTCCCCACTAAGCTGGTGGCGAAGGCGGTTCCTCTGCCCATGACGGTGAGGGGTCACTGGTTCCTCAGCCCGCGTACAGAGTACACTGTGGCCGTCCAGACAGCTTCCAAACAGACCGACGGAGACTACGCTGTGTCAGAGTGGAGCGAGATCATAGAGTTCACCACCGCCG ATTATTCCACGGTGCATCTAACCCAACTGCTGGAGAAGGCTGAGGTCATCGCAGGGAGGATGCTGCGCTTCTCTGTGTTCTACAGGAACCAGAACAAAGAGTACTTTGACCAGGCCAG GGAGGTGCATGGGAACCGCATGCTGCCAGCAGTGAAGGACAACAGTGGAAGCCACGGCTCACCTATCAGCGGAAAGCTGGAGGGCCTCTACTTCAGCTGCAACACAGAGTTCAACACAGGCAAGCCCCCCCAGGATTCCCCCTACGGCCGCACACGCTTTGAGATCCAGGCTGAGACCCTGTTCAACCCCAAGACTAACCTCTACTTCGGGGACTTCTACTGCATGTATACAGCCTACCACTACGTCATACTGGTGCTGGCCCCACAGGGCTCGCCCGGTGATGACTTCTGCAAGGCAAGGCTGCAAGCGCTCGACATCACCAACAACCACTTCCTGACGTGCACGCTGGACGAGGAGGCGGGCGACGGGGCACTGGTGTTCCGGCACGCCCAGGATGTGATCCTGGAGGTGATTTACACGGATCCCGTGGACCTGGTGCTGGGCACGGTGGCAGAGATCAGCGGGCACCAGCTTATGAGTCTTTCTACTGTCAACGCCAAGAAGGACCCCAGCTGCAAGACCTGCAACATCAGCGTGGGACGCTAG
- the LOC112255035 gene encoding phytanoyl-CoA hydroxylase-interacting protein-like isoform X2 has protein sequence MEELPVPQNIKISNITCDSFKICWDMEPRVKERITHYFIDLNKKENKNSNKFKHKDVPTKLVAKAVPLPMTVRGHWFLSPRTEYTVAVQTASKQTDGDYAVSEWSEIIEFTTADYSTVHLTQLLEKAEVIAGRMLRFSVFYRNQNKEYFDQAREVHGNRMLPAVKDNSGSHGSPISGKLEGLYFSCNTEFNTGKPPQDSPYGRTRFEIQAETLFNPKTNLYFGDFYCMYTAYHYVILVLAPQGSPGDDFCKARLQALDITNNHFLTCTLDEEAGDGALVFRHAQDVILEVIYTDPVDLVLGTVAEISGHQLMSLSTVNAKKDPSCKTCNISVGR, from the exons atggaggagcttcCTGTCCCTCAGAACATCAAGATAAGCAACATCACATGTGACTCTTTCAAGATTTGCTGGGACATGGAGCCCCGTGTCAAGGAGCGCATCACTCACTACTTCATTGACCTCAATAAGAAGGAGAACAAGAACTCCAACAAGTTCAAACACAAG GATGTCCCCACTAAGCTGGTGGCGAAGGCGGTTCCTCTGCCCATGACGGTGAGGGGTCACTGGTTCCTCAGCCCGCGTACAGAGTACACTGTGGCCGTCCAGACAGCTTCCAAACAGACCGACGGAGACTACGCTGTGTCAGAGTGGAGCGAGATCATAGAGTTCACCACCGCCG ATTATTCCACGGTGCATCTAACCCAACTGCTGGAGAAGGCTGAGGTCATCGCAGGGAGGATGCTGCGCTTCTCTGTGTTCTACAGGAACCAGAACAAAGAGTACTTTGACCAGGCCAG GGAGGTGCATGGGAACCGCATGCTGCCAGCAGTGAAGGACAACAGTGGAAGCCACGGCTCACCTATCAGCGGAAAGCTGGAGGGCCTCTACTTCAGCTGCAACACAGAGTTCAACACAGGCAAGCCCCCCCAGGATTCCCCCTACGGCCGCACACGCTTTGAGATCCAGGCTGAGACCCTGTTCAACCCCAAGACTAACCTCTACTTCGGGGACTTCTACTGCATGTATACAGCCTACCACTACGTCATACTGGTGCTGGCCCCACAGGGCTCGCCCGGTGATGACTTCTGCAAGGCAAGGCTGCAAGCGCTCGACATCACCAACAACCACTTCCTGACGTGCACGCTGGACGAGGAGGCGGGCGACGGGGCACTGGTGTTCCGGCACGCCCAGGATGTGATCCTGGAGGTGATTTACACGGATCCCGTGGACCTGGTGCTGGGCACGGTGGCAGAGATCAGCGGGCACCAGCTTATGAGTCTTTCTACTGTCAACGCCAAGAAGGACCCCAGCTGCAAGACCTGCAACATCAGCGTGGGACGCTAG
- the LOC112255047 gene encoding protein FAM13C, with product MFCFCFQSPSLKQQALEAELCTSPPGTPQEDLELPPCTNDYQSLTPSLQSLPKQDQDIISTSLTDASPVHRAPVSLSEGSSSECLLTPGPSPLLQRLAAGDCPIPSPRCHNLSQGQRFNTDPETAPSPPCSQYIRMAHYTVRTEPAEGAIKTPSVTMLNRHIQNLRKRIRHFEERFEQERHYRPAYNDKTAHPEISRLMQDLTKSRKQLKELKLKQCVDGLREQQRGRNTATCRSTRDPQGEMEHCQNSNNKPSLKETVDSLNKRMMEKQQEGLPDNIKEMTPAQMAVEKVTLQKCLLHFESLHGRPSTRQEKTLMKPFYDRYRQVKQQLLCSSTTIPFITTIEEEECSDEEYVKDSPWLPHTALHCVSSEESLCLPHNEVANTPLVSPLEEIKSLHPPSVTTATLHEASRSELLEQLRVTRAEKKRLRSVLRDFEDHFYTQTDRNAQKEDRGPMAEEYCEYKNLKAKLHLLEALLSKQDT from the exons ATGTTCTGCTTCTGTTTCCAGAGCCCCTCCCTGAAGCAGCAAGCCCTGGAGGCTGAGCTGTGCACCTCGCCCCCCGGAACCCCCCAGGAGGACCTGGAACTCCCCCCTTGTACCAATGACTACCAGAGCCTAACCCCATCTCTCCAATCCCTCCCAAAACAGGACCAGGACATCATCAGCACTTCACTGACAG ACGCCAGTCCGGTCCACAGggcccccgtgtctctctctgagggGAGTAGCAGTGAGTGTCTGCTGACCCCTGGTCCTAGCCCTCTCCTCCAGCGCCTCGCGGCTGGCGACTGTCCCATTCCCTCCCCCCGCTGCCACAACCTCAGCCAGGGCCAGCGCTTCAACACAGACCCGGAAACTGCCCCATCCCCACCCTGCTCACAATACATCAGGAT GGCTCATTACACAGTCAGGACTGAACCAGCAGAGGGAGCTATCAAGACCCCATCAGTCACAATGCTAAACAGACACATCCAGAACCTGAGGAAGAGGATCAGACATTTTGAGGAGCGCTTTGAGCAAGAGAGACACTACAGG CCAGCATACAATGATAAGACTGCCCACCCAGAAATATCTAGACTGATGCAAGACCTCACTAAGTCTCGCAAGCAGCTGAAAG AGCTGAAGCTGAAACAGTGTGTGGATGGGctcagagagcagcagagaggacGGAACACAGCTACATGCAGGTCCACCAGAGACCCCCAGGGGGAGATGGAGCACTGCCAGAACAGTAACAACAAACCCTCACTGAAGGAGACTGTCGATAGCCTGAAcaagagaatgatggagaaacAACAGGAGGGACTGCCAGATAACATCAAG GAGATGACTCCGGCTCAGATGGCTGTGGAGAAGGTCACCCTGCAGAAGTGTCTGCTCCACTTTGAGAGCCTGCATGGACGACCG agcaCCAGGCAGGAGAAGACTCTGATGAAGCCCTTCTATGATCGCTACCGCCAGGTCAAACAGCAGCTCCTGTGTTCCTCCACCACCATCCCTTTCATCACCACAAta gaggaagaggagtgttCTGATGAAGAGTATGTGAAGGACAGCCCCTGGCTACCTCATACAGCGTTGCACTGTGTGTCTTCAGAAGAGTCACTGTGTCTACCGCATAATGAGGTAGCCAACACACCTCTCGTGTCGCCTCTGGAGGAGATCAAAAGTCTACATCCACCCAGTGTCACCACAGCAACACTGCACGAGGCATCAAG atcAGAGTTACTGGAGCAGCTGAGGGTGACACgagcagagaagaagagactccGTTCAGTACTCCGAGACTTTGAGGACCACTTCTACACACAGACCGACAG GAATGCCCAGAAAGAGGACCGCGGGCCCATGGCAGAGGAGTACTGCGAGTACAAGAACCTAAAAGCTAAACTCCACTTACTGGAAGCCCTGCTCAGTAAACAGGATACTTAG